Proteins from one Triticum aestivum cultivar Chinese Spring chromosome 7A, IWGSC CS RefSeq v2.1, whole genome shotgun sequence genomic window:
- the LOC123150846 gene encoding putative FBD-associated F-box protein At5g56690: MGSDLTHTRKRMRRYYHGPVIKKTRAKVQFADLPDDLLSTILSKLPLKEAARTVILSSKWNDVWRVCPKLRFDGFTVCSDSVFGGEQYTQKFIDNVNAVMQKHQCMVVEELVIKFGFDSRVLGHINTWVAFAVSSRMESLALDLVPANSPGRTDQYRFPVELLDDGSIFRLRHLQLSFASLELPPQFSGFPNLRTLDLHLLQVTRNDLQDMLSNCINLEWFSMVRCHLNDELTVARPLSNLRYLRVAHCKITRIVLHAVELKTFLFYGRLYPIDLGHTPKLKHTFLNIYSLLTVEHALTVLPKVLPSVQDLTLHAHFTLKMPLLMENPCKFSQLKYLHLKLSIGHREAGKILSLASFLRAAPSVEKLEMHFSVLAFAHCVSEPIKSLPWCPHSYLKNLCITGFSGTTGQLEFLVHVVENAPALKILTIKGADSSGRDLDNEGKRRFTLKFRELERKYLHGIISPNVELRII, from the exons ATGGGCAGCGATCTAACACACACGAGAAAAAGAATGAGGCGTTACTACCACGGACCAGTCATTAAGAAAACGAGAGCAAAGGTTCAGTTTGCAGACCTTCCCGATGATCTGCTGTCTACGATTCTATCAAAATTGCCACTGAAGGAAGCTGCAAGAACCGTCATTCTGTCAAGTAAATGGAACGACGTGTGGAGAGTTTGCCCCAAACTGAGATTTGATGGCTTCACAGTGTGCAGTGACAGCGTGTTTGGGGGAGAACAGTACACTCAGAAATTCATTGACAATGTTAATGCAGTCATGCAGAAGCATCAGTGCATGGTCGTTGAAGAGCTCGTGATCAAATTTGGGTTTGACAGCAGGGTACTGGGTCATATCAACACGTGGGTTGCTTTTGCCGTTTCATCACGGATGGAGAGCCTTGCCCTTGATTTAGTGCCAGCCAACTCCCCGGGCCGTACTGATCAGTACAGATTTCCGGTTGAGCTGTTGGACGATGGAAGCATATTTCGGCTTCGTCATCTTCAACTTAGCTTCGCAAGTCTTGAACTACCCCCTCAATTCAGTGGTTTCCCTAATCTGAGAACACTTGATTTGCACTTGCTACAAGTCACTCGAAATGATCTTCAAGATATGCTGTCAAATTGCATCAATCTTGAGTGGTTCAGTATGGTTAGATGCCATTTGAATGATGAACTGACGGTAGCACGTCCGTTGTCAAACCTGAGATACCTGCGTGTTGCACACTGCAAGATAACCAGGATAGTACTCCATGCAGTGGAACTCAAAACTTTCTTGTTCTATGGGCGTCTGTATCCTATTGACCTTGGGCATACTCCCAAACTGAAGCATACATTTCTTAATATCTATTCCCTGTTAACTGTTGAGCATGCTTTGACTGTGCTTCCCAAAGTGCTTCCAAGTGTTCAAGATCTGACATTGCATGCTCATTTTACACTTAAG ATGCCTTTGTTGATGGAAAATCCATGCAAATTTTCCCAGTTGAAATATTTACATTTGAAGCTGTCAATTGGTCATAGGGAAGCTGGCAAGATTCTATCTTTGGCCTCTTTTCTGAGGGCTGCTCCTTCTGTTGAAAAGTTAGAAATGCAT TTTAGTGTTTTGGCATTCGCACATTGTGTCTCGGAGCCTATCAAGAGCCTTCCATGGTGTCCACATAGTTATCTGAAGAACCTGTGTATTACAGGATTTTCTGGAACAACAGGACAACTTGAATTTCTGGTGCATGTTGTTGAAAATGCCCCTGCTCTGAAGATATTGACGATTAAAGGAGCTGACTCGAGTGGCCGTGATCTCGATAATGAAGGGAAAAGAAGATTTACTTTGAAGTTTCGCGAATTGGAGAGGAAATACCTTCATGGGATAATTTCACCAAATGTGGAGCTCCGTATTATTTAA
- the LOC123150855 gene encoding serine/threonine-protein kinase RIPK has product MGFRKGLLACFGPGGGGDEEAEQEARATPGARRRRTVMNLRSLSLEDLSRTLATTTLHAFTLDELKSVTKNFSTANFLGEGGFGPVYKGCVGGALRPGLAAQQVAVKYLDLDSDGVQGHREWLAEVVYLGMLSHPHLVKLLGFCNQDDHRMLVYEYMPRGSLENHLFNNPLAPLPWSTRLKIAVGAAKGLAFLHEADTPVIYRDFKASNILLDSDYAAKLSDFGLAKEGPKGDDTHVTTRVMGTHGYAAPEYILTGHLTAKSDVYSFGVVLLELLTGRRSVDKRRRGREQNLVDWARPYLRRADDRLQRVMDPGMESQYSTRAARGAAAVAHSCLQSVPKARPRMRDVVDALEPLLALDDDVPMGPFVFTVCEPEPAGKGSGAGDDEPAAAQGKWHVKSAVHADSPLRKGDCWVTSAAKRPESPPGVI; this is encoded by the exons ATGGGGTTCAGGAAGGGCCTGCTGGCGTGCTtcggcccgggcggcggcggcgacgaggaggcggagcAAGAGGCGCGGGCGAcgccgggggcgcggcggcggcgcacggtgaTGAACCTGCGGTCGCTGTCGCTGGAGGACCTGTCGCGGACGCTGGCCACGACGACCCTGCACGCCTTCACCCTCGACGAGCTCAAGTCCGTCACCAAGAACTTCTCCACCGCCAACTTCCTCGGCGAGGGCGGCTTCGGCCCCGTCTACAAGGGCTGCGTCGGCGGCGCCCTCCGCCCCGGCCTCGCCGCGCAGCAGGTCGCCGTCAAGTACCTCGACCTCGACAGCGACGGCGTCCAGGGCCACCGCGAGTGGCTG GCGGAGGTGGTGTATCTGGGGATGCTGAGCCACCCGCACCTGGTGAAGCTGCTGGGGTTCTGCAACCAGGACGACCACCGCATGCTCGTCTACGAGTACATGCCCCGGGGCAGCCTCGAGAACCACCTCTTCAACA ATCCGCTGGCGCCGCTGCCATGGTCGACGCGGCTCAAGATCGCCGTGGGCGCGGCCAAGGGGCTGGCCTTCCTGCACGAGGCCGACACCCCCGTCATCTACCGCGACTTCAAGGCCTCCAACATCCTGCTCGACTCG GACTACGCGGCGAAGCTGTCGGACTTCGGGCTGGCCAAGGAGGGGCCCAAGGGGGACGACACGCACGTGACGACGCGGGTGATGGGCACGCACGGCTACGCGGCGCCGGAGTACATCCTCACGGGCCACCTCACGGCCAAGAGCGACGTCTACAGCTTCGGggtggtgctcctggagctgctcacgggccggcgctccgtcgacaAGCGGCGGCGCGGCCGGGAGCAGAACCTCGTCGACTGGGCGCGGCCCTACCTGCGCCGCGCCGACGACCGGCTGCAGCGCGTCATGGACCCCGGCATGGAGTCGCAGTACTCCACGCGGGCGGCGCGCGGGGCCGCGGCCGTGGCGCACTCGTGCCTGCAGAGCGTGCCCAAGGCGCGGCCCCGGATGCGCGACGTCGTCGACGCCCTCGAGCCGCTGCTCGCGCTCGACGACGACGTGCCCATGGGGCCATTCGTGTTCACGGTCTGCGAGCCGGAGCCGGCGGGCAAGGGGAGCGGCGCCGGGGACGACGAGCCGGCGGCCGCGCAGGGCAAGTGGCACGTCAAGTCGGCCGTGCACGCGGACAGCCCGCTGCGCAAGGGCGACTGCTGGGTCACCAGCGCCGCCAAACGGCCGGAGAGCCCCCCGGGCGTGATCTGA